A window of Blattabacterium cuenoti contains these coding sequences:
- a CDS encoding 30S ribosomal protein THX: MGKGDKKTKRGKIINKTYGKRRPNPRNARKTIK; this comes from the coding sequence ATGGGAAAAGGTGATAAAAAAACAAAACGAGGAAAAATAATTAATAAAACATATGGAAAACGTAGACCAAATCCAAGAAATGCTAGAAAAACAATAAAATAA
- a CDS encoding chorismate-binding protein: protein MIEIKIQDLYKKIIKHYSSKKRFVLFKRPNENKIYFYSSTNKNVGSINQDNFFLISSFNQTSIIKIYTKQIFFINIENNNNKNNNKNNKNNNKNDFCLLKHSYKYNKLIAQAIKLINIGLLNKIVLSKFLEIDCNNLLLRKTFQNFIVSYPNTFVVLWYNMNYEFWISATPELLITYEIGKKQLTTVALAGTITQDNSNQMMYDWTNKEFEEHQIVIEYIKNILQNKYAGYISIDKTKTIQVGSLFHLKTIIKFVFYKKINIFKLLNTIYPTPSICGSPKEPALDFITKYEGYNRQFYTGYFGPVSKNNIELYLNLRCANINLKNNKIIIYAGSGITAKSNIFLEYLETDSKIKNIVSNLIFK, encoded by the coding sequence ATGATAGAAATTAAAATACAAGATTTATATAAAAAAATTATTAAACATTACTCTTCTAAAAAAAGATTTGTTTTATTTAAAAGACCAAATGAAAATAAAATTTATTTTTATTCTTCTACAAACAAGAATGTTGGTTCAATAAATCAAGACAATTTTTTTTTAATAAGTAGTTTTAATCAAACATCAATTATTAAAATATATACAAAACAAATTTTTTTTATAAACATTGAAAATAATAATAATAAGAATAATAATAAGAATAATAAGAATAATAATAAGAATGATTTTTGTTTACTCAAACATTCCTATAAATATAATAAATTAATTGCACAAGCAATTAAACTTATAAATATTGGATTGTTAAATAAAATTGTATTATCTAAATTTTTAGAAATTGATTGTAATAATTTATTGTTACGTAAAACTTTTCAAAACTTTATTGTTTCTTATCCTAATACTTTTGTGGTTCTTTGGTATAATATGAATTATGAATTTTGGATTAGTGCCACTCCAGAATTATTAATAACATATGAAATTGGTAAAAAACAATTAACAACAGTAGCTTTAGCTGGAACTATCACACAAGATAATAGTAATCAAATGATGTATGATTGGACCAATAAAGAATTTGAAGAGCATCAAATAGTGATTGAATATATTAAAAATATATTGCAAAATAAATATGCTGGATATATTTCAATAGATAAAACTAAAACTATACAAGTTGGAAGTTTATTTCATTTAAAAACTATTATTAAATTTGTTTTTTATAAAAAAATAAATATTTTTAAGCTTTTAAATACAATATATCCTACACCTTCTATATGTGGATCTCCAAAGGAACCAGCGTTAGATTTTATAACAAAATATGAAGGATATAATAGACAATTTTATACTGGATATTTTGGACCTGTTAGTAAAAATAACATAGAGTTATATTTAAATTTAAGATGTGCTAATATTAATCTTAAAAATAATAAAATTATTATTTATGCTGGTAGTGGAATTACAGCAAAAAGTAATATATTTTTAGAGTATTTAGAAACAGACAGTAAAATAAAAAATATAGTTAGCAATTTAATATTTAAGTAA
- a CDS encoding isopentenyl-diphosphate Delta-isomerase produces MNNKIFIPVLGTNKQIIGFEEKNIIHIKGLFHQAVSIFIFHPIQKMFMLQKRSYNKYHSSLLWTNTCCSHPIQNESILTAAHRCLIEEMGFDCYLENKFYFTYYKFFKNGLIENELDYVFVGYYSESPIINTNEVDTWKWIYLNDLLKDINIYPNSYTIWFKIIINNYLNQLNIKFYD; encoded by the coding sequence ATGAACAATAAAATATTTATTCCTGTATTAGGAACAAATAAACAAATTATTGGCTTTGAAGAAAAAAATATAATTCATATAAAAGGATTATTTCATCAAGCAGTTTCGATTTTTATTTTTCATCCAATACAAAAAATGTTTATGTTACAAAAAAGATCTTATAATAAATATCATTCTTCTTTATTATGGACTAATACTTGTTGTAGTCATCCAATACAAAATGAATCTATTTTAACAGCTGCTCATAGATGTTTAATAGAAGAAATGGGGTTTGATTGTTATTTAGAAAATAAATTTTATTTTACTTATTATAAATTCTTTAAGAATGGTTTAATAGAAAATGAATTAGATTATGTATTTGTTGGATATTATTCTGAATCTCCAATTATTAATACCAATGAAGTAGATACTTGGAAATGGATATATTTAAATGATTTACTTAAAGATATTAATATCTATCCTAATTCTTATACTATTTGGTTTAAAATTATTATTAATAATTATTTAAATCAATTAAATATTAAATTTTACGATTAA
- a CDS encoding zinc metallopeptidase, with translation MMSIYYIIIGMSFIISSVVNKILKIKFRFYAKFNLHNNMTGNEIAQQMLQDNGIKNVNICIVEEFLQDHYNPLDRTINLSKDVFYQKNTTSAAIAAHECGHALQHYLGYKMLKIRNFLIPVINFSSRMTNICIISGMTTYYTSNSRNTILLQCGIGLFCLVVMFAMITLPIELNASNKALKWLKNSNIVSDQEYNYAKKSLMWASMTYIVSALSNFSQLIYFISFLINKIKEINYLNNKNQ, from the coding sequence ATGATGTCGATATACTATATTATTATTGGAATGAGTTTTATTATTAGTTCTGTAGTTAATAAAATATTAAAAATAAAATTTCGATTTTATGCTAAATTTAATTTACATAATAATATGACAGGAAATGAAATTGCTCAACAAATGTTACAAGATAATGGGATAAAGAATGTAAATATATGTATTGTAGAAGAATTTCTTCAAGATCATTATAATCCTCTAGACAGAACTATTAATTTAAGTAAAGATGTTTTTTATCAAAAAAATACAACATCTGCTGCAATAGCTGCTCATGAATGTGGACATGCTTTACAACATTATTTAGGATATAAAATGTTAAAAATTAGAAATTTTTTAATTCCTGTTATCAATTTTAGTTCTAGAATGACTAATATATGTATAATATCAGGAATGACTACATATTATACATCTAATAGTAGAAATACGATACTGTTACAATGTGGTATAGGATTATTTTGTTTAGTAGTTATGTTTGCGATGATTACTCTTCCAATTGAATTAAATGCTAGTAATAAAGCATTAAAATGGTTAAAAAATAGCAATATTGTAAGTGATCAAGAATATAATTATGCAAAAAAATCTTTAATGTGGGCATCTATGACATATATTGTGTCTGCTCTTAGTAATTTTTCTCAATTAATTTATTTTATTTCATTTTTAATTAATAAAATCAAGGAAATAAATTATTTAAATAATAAAAATCAATAA
- a CDS encoding NAD(P)/FAD-dependent oxidoreductase, with amino-acid sequence MNIPIDKKLKRVVIIGAGFAGLQVAKKLQRHKYQVILIDKNNYYTFQPLLYQVATSGLEPDSIAHSIRTIITQTKNFFFRLANVYYINTKNNQIYTNVGHLKYDYLIIAVGSVTNYFGNKNIEYFSLPMKSIPEALHLRNTILQSFEYALLTNNEKDKERLMNFVIVGGGPTGVELAGALAEMKKYVLPYDYPDLDIQKMNIHLLQASPRLLDGMSQYSAQQAFNNLKDLGVKIWINCLVKDYDGKVVCTATGQNIESFNVIWAAGVKGALMKGFLKEEIEIKGERILVNNYLRTLNYHNIFAIGDIAYMVSNKHYPNGHPMTASPAIQQGNYIANYFNNFLLEKHKIIKPFIYKNFGSMATIGRNKAVCDFHSFKLKGFVAWIVWMSVHLFSLVGFRNRVIALMNWIIQYFQYHKSVRLIIKPFNRKKKKS; translated from the coding sequence ATGAATATTCCTATAGATAAAAAATTAAAACGTGTTGTTATTATTGGTGCAGGATTTGCTGGATTACAAGTAGCAAAAAAACTCCAAAGACATAAATATCAAGTGATATTAATTGATAAAAATAATTATTATACTTTTCAACCATTATTATATCAAGTAGCTACTTCCGGATTAGAACCAGATTCTATTGCTCATTCTATAAGAACGATTATCACACAAACTAAAAATTTTTTTTTTAGATTAGCTAATGTATATTATATCAATACAAAAAATAATCAAATTTATACCAATGTTGGTCATCTGAAATATGATTATTTAATCATTGCTGTAGGATCTGTAACAAATTATTTTGGAAATAAAAATATTGAATATTTTTCATTACCAATGAAATCTATTCCTGAAGCATTACATTTAAGAAATACAATTTTACAGAGTTTTGAATATGCATTATTAACGAATAATGAAAAAGATAAAGAAAGATTAATGAATTTTGTAATTGTTGGTGGTGGCCCTACAGGTGTAGAGTTAGCTGGAGCTTTAGCAGAAATGAAAAAATATGTTTTACCATATGATTATCCTGATTTAGATATACAAAAAATGAATATTCATCTATTACAAGCATCACCAAGATTATTAGATGGAATGTCTCAATATTCTGCACAACAAGCTTTTAATAATCTAAAAGATTTAGGTGTTAAAATTTGGATTAATTGTTTAGTAAAAGATTATGATGGAAAAGTAGTTTGTACAGCAACAGGACAAAATATAGAATCTTTTAATGTTATATGGGCTGCTGGAGTTAAAGGTGCTCTAATGAAAGGATTTCTTAAAGAAGAAATAGAAATCAAAGGAGAAAGAATTTTAGTAAATAATTATTTAAGAACATTAAACTATCATAATATTTTTGCTATTGGAGATATTGCATATATGGTATCAAATAAACATTATCCTAATGGACATCCAATGACTGCATCACCAGCTATACAACAAGGAAATTATATTGCAAATTATTTTAATAATTTTTTATTAGAAAAACATAAAATTATTAAACCTTTTATATATAAAAATTTTGGTTCTATGGCAACTATTGGCAGAAATAAAGCCGTTTGTGATTTTCATTCTTTTAAATTAAAAGGTTTTGTAGCATGGATTGTGTGGATGTCAGTACATTTATTTAGTTTAGTAGGATTTAGAAATAGAGTGATAGCATTAATGAATTGGATTATCCAATATTTTCAATATCATAAAAGCGTACGATTAATCATAAAACCTTTTAATAGAAAGAAAAAAAAATCATAA
- a CDS encoding PaaI family thioesterase, with amino-acid sequence MEINAKNKNNLLFYLNSLNTKNTLMHFLQIKYINIDHDSLIGKMIIDKQKTFFQPEGFIHGGIITSLAESIGSTLSLIYVNKILFNVFNIEIAVNHIKHIKTGILFAKAKMIHTGKTLHFINVKIFNNDNNIISFCKMTNIIISKNIEYNNNE; translated from the coding sequence ATGGAAATTAATGCAAAAAATAAAAATAATTTATTATTTTATTTAAATAGTTTAAATACAAAAAATACTTTAATGCATTTTTTACAAATTAAATATATTAATATAGATCATGATTCATTAATAGGTAAAATGATTATTGATAAACAAAAAACGTTTTTTCAACCTGAAGGATTTATTCATGGAGGTATTATTACTTCTTTAGCTGAAAGTATTGGAAGTACTTTATCATTGATATATGTGAATAAAATCTTATTTAATGTATTTAATATAGAAATTGCTGTTAATCATATTAAACATATTAAAACTGGCATTTTATTTGCGAAAGCTAAAATGATTCATACAGGAAAAACTCTACATTTTATCAATGTAAAAATTTTTAATAATGATAATAATATTATTAGTTTTTGTAAAATGACAAATATAATTATTTCAAAAAATATTGAATATAATAATAATGAATGA